One region of Pogona vitticeps strain Pit_001003342236 chromosome 1, PviZW2.1, whole genome shotgun sequence genomic DNA includes:
- the VGLL2 gene encoding transcription cofactor vestigial-like protein 2 isoform X1 yields MSCLDVMYQVYGPPQPYFAAAYHQKLAFYSKMQEAAENASSASTSTATSASSTFSSHATSASIKEEECSPEKERPPEAEYINSRCVLFTYFQGDISAVVDEHFSRALSQPSSYSPSSASASTSAKATGRSSSSWRDGSFPMSQRSFPPSFWNSTYQPSSVPASLGSPLASSTHSELPFVTADPYSPGSLHSHLHQGGPEPWHPAHHHHHHHHHHPYIGTQSSAYPRPTTVHEVYGPHFDPRYSSLLVPAASMRPHRLTPGSVPTAVSPQCELGKSEPATSAWTTPAPFSSPAGEMAQSLGLNVDTGLQPQDKSKDLYWF; encoded by the exons ATGAGCTGCTTGGATGTGATGTACCAAGTCTATGGTCCTCCCCAGCCTTACTTTGCAGCAGCTTACCACCAG AAACTAGCCTTTTACTCGAAAATGCAGGAAGCCGCCGAGAATGCCAGCAGCGCCAGCACCAGCACCGCGACCAGCGCCAGCAGCACCTTCTCCAGCCACGCCACCTCTGCCAGCATCAAAGAGGAAGAGTGCAGCCCGGAGAAAGAGCGCCCCCCGGAGGCAGAATACATCAACTCCAGATGCGTCTTGTTCACCTACTTCCAAGGGGACATCAGCGCGGTGGTGGATGAGCACTTTAGCCGGGCCCTCAGCCAGCCCAGCAGCTACTCGCCCAGCAGTGCCAGCGCCAGCACCAGCGCCAAGGCCACCGGAAGGAGCTCCAGCTCTTGGAGGG ATGGATCTTTCCCCATGAGCCAACGCAGCTTCCCGCCTTCTTTCTGGAACAGCACATACCAGCCCTCTTCAGTACCTGCTTCCTTAGGTAGCCCCCTGGCGTCCAGCACTCACAGTGAACTGCCCTTTGTGACAGCGGACCCTTATTCACCGGGCTCGCTACATAGTCATCTCCACCAGGGTGGCCCGGAGCCCTGGCACCCtgcccaccaccatcaccaccaccatcaccaccatccttACATTGGTACACAGAGCTCTGCCTATCCCCGCCCTACCACAGTACATGAGGTCTATGGGCCGCACTTTGACCCTCGCTATAGTTCATTGCTGGTGCCCGCTGCTTCCATGCGTCCTCACCGCCTCACACCCGGCTCTGTGCCCACAGCTGTCAGTCCCCAATGTGAACTTGGAAAGAGTGAGCCTGCTACTTCAGCATGGACGACACCAGCACCTTTCTCCAGTCCCGCTGGGGAGATGGCACAGAGCTTAGGCCTCAATGTGGACACAG GTTTGCAGCCTCAGGATAAAAGCAAGGATCTCTATTGGTTTTAG
- the VGLL2 gene encoding transcription cofactor vestigial-like protein 2 isoform X2: MSCLDVMYQVYGPPQPYFAAAYHQKLAFYSKMQEAAENASSASTSTATSASSTFSSHATSASIKEEECSPEKERPPEAEYINSRCVLFTYFQGDISAVVDEHFSRALSQPSSYSPSSASASTSAKATGRSSSSWRDGSFPMSQRSFPPSFWNSTYQPSSVPASLGSPLASSTHSELPFVTADPYSPGSLHSHLHQGGPEPWHPAHHHHHHHHHHPYIGTQSSAYPRPTTVHEVYGPHFDPRYSSLLVPAASMRPHRLTPGSVPTAVSPQCELGKSEPATSAWTTPAPFSSPAGEMAQSLGLNVDTARRYTFCGGSFLS; this comes from the exons ATGAGCTGCTTGGATGTGATGTACCAAGTCTATGGTCCTCCCCAGCCTTACTTTGCAGCAGCTTACCACCAG AAACTAGCCTTTTACTCGAAAATGCAGGAAGCCGCCGAGAATGCCAGCAGCGCCAGCACCAGCACCGCGACCAGCGCCAGCAGCACCTTCTCCAGCCACGCCACCTCTGCCAGCATCAAAGAGGAAGAGTGCAGCCCGGAGAAAGAGCGCCCCCCGGAGGCAGAATACATCAACTCCAGATGCGTCTTGTTCACCTACTTCCAAGGGGACATCAGCGCGGTGGTGGATGAGCACTTTAGCCGGGCCCTCAGCCAGCCCAGCAGCTACTCGCCCAGCAGTGCCAGCGCCAGCACCAGCGCCAAGGCCACCGGAAGGAGCTCCAGCTCTTGGAGGG ATGGATCTTTCCCCATGAGCCAACGCAGCTTCCCGCCTTCTTTCTGGAACAGCACATACCAGCCCTCTTCAGTACCTGCTTCCTTAGGTAGCCCCCTGGCGTCCAGCACTCACAGTGAACTGCCCTTTGTGACAGCGGACCCTTATTCACCGGGCTCGCTACATAGTCATCTCCACCAGGGTGGCCCGGAGCCCTGGCACCCtgcccaccaccatcaccaccaccatcaccaccatccttACATTGGTACACAGAGCTCTGCCTATCCCCGCCCTACCACAGTACATGAGGTCTATGGGCCGCACTTTGACCCTCGCTATAGTTCATTGCTGGTGCCCGCTGCTTCCATGCGTCCTCACCGCCTCACACCCGGCTCTGTGCCCACAGCTGTCAGTCCCCAATGTGAACTTGGAAAGAGTGAGCCTGCTACTTCAGCATGGACGACACCAGCACCTTTCTCCAGTCCCGCTGGGGAGATGGCACAGAGCTTAGGCCTCAATGTGGACACAG CTCGCCGCTATACCTTCTGTGGTGGATCCTTCCTGAGCTGA